A window from Actinomycetota bacterium encodes these proteins:
- the ribH gene encoding 6,7-dimethyl-8-ribityllumazine synthase codes for MSGQGAPALTITAPNARVAIVAASWHVEVMDGLVSGAERACLAAGATSRIIRVAGSFELPIVAKACASSDEFDVVVALGVVIRGDTPHFEYVCAAATDGLAQVALDYLVPVGFGLLTCDTEAQALARAGLPGSNEDKGFEATQAALATWHTVASITGDSGPQ; via the coding sequence CGGCGCCAAATGCTCGGGTGGCCATTGTTGCTGCCTCGTGGCATGTGGAGGTGATGGATGGCCTCGTCTCCGGAGCCGAGCGTGCGTGTCTGGCTGCTGGCGCCACGTCCCGCATCATTCGCGTAGCCGGATCCTTCGAACTGCCGATCGTGGCCAAGGCTTGTGCGTCCTCCGACGAATTCGACGTCGTCGTCGCACTCGGCGTCGTGATTCGCGGCGATACCCCGCACTTTGAGTATGTCTGCGCTGCTGCGACCGATGGGCTCGCGCAGGTGGCCTTGGATTATCTGGTTCCAGTCGGTTTTGGCTTGCTGACGTGTGACACCGAGGCCCAAGCGCTCGCGCGCGCTGGACTGCCTGGTTCAAATGAGGACAAGGGCTTTGAGGCAACCCAGGCGGCCTTGGCCACCTGGCACACCGTCGCCAGCATCACGGGAGACTCAGGTCCTCAGTAG
- a CDS encoding phosphoribosyl-ATP diphosphatase — MKTFDELYFELVEKTASHEEDSGTVKLVELGVHAIGKKVVEEAAEVWMAAEHEGPDRTAEEIAQLLYHLQVMMIASNISLDDVYRRL; from the coding sequence GTGAAGACCTTCGACGAGCTGTATTTCGAACTTGTAGAAAAGACTGCCTCGCACGAGGAGGACTCCGGCACGGTGAAACTGGTCGAGCTAGGGGTTCACGCCATCGGCAAGAAGGTGGTCGAAGAAGCGGCAGAAGTCTGGATGGCTGCTGAACATGAAGGACCGGACCGAACTGCCGAAGAGATCGCGCAGTTGCTCTACCACCTGCAGGTGATGATGATTGCGAGCAATATCTCCCTCGACGACGTGTATCGGCGGTTGTAG
- the hisG gene encoding ATP phosphoribosyltransferase, with protein MLKVALPNKGQLAEPARAMLQEAGYLRSAGIRDLVVNDPVNDVEFYFLRPKDIALYVGEGTLDIGITGRDMLLDSGAQATELLSLGFAPSTFRLAAPIGKYDSVADLAGKRIATSYDGLLRAWLSQTQIDATVIRLDGAVENAVALGVADAVADVVATGTTMRRAGLEVIGEPILISEALVVQRIDAPANPAVETVIRRLQSVMVARTFVLVDYDIRQTALAEACAITPGIESPTVSPLQDSDWSAVRAMVPATDIHRVMDDLYELGARGILVTDIHACRL; from the coding sequence ATGTTGAAAGTGGCTCTGCCCAACAAGGGGCAATTGGCTGAACCTGCGCGCGCAATGCTTCAGGAGGCGGGCTATCTGCGCAGTGCAGGAATCCGCGACCTGGTCGTGAACGACCCGGTCAATGATGTCGAGTTCTACTTCCTTCGCCCCAAGGACATCGCACTGTATGTCGGTGAAGGCACTTTGGACATCGGCATCACCGGCCGCGACATGCTGCTGGATTCTGGAGCGCAGGCAACAGAGTTGCTTTCGCTTGGATTTGCGCCCTCGACCTTCCGGTTGGCTGCTCCGATCGGCAAGTACGACTCGGTCGCTGATCTGGCGGGCAAGCGCATCGCAACTTCCTACGACGGACTCCTACGAGCATGGCTGTCGCAGACGCAGATTGATGCCACAGTCATACGGCTGGATGGAGCCGTTGAGAATGCCGTCGCGCTTGGCGTCGCCGATGCCGTCGCTGACGTGGTGGCCACCGGCACCACGATGCGGCGCGCCGGCTTGGAAGTCATCGGAGAGCCCATCCTCATCTCCGAGGCTCTGGTCGTGCAACGCATCGATGCGCCGGCGAACCCTGCGGTCGAAACGGTGATTCGGCGCTTGCAGAGCGTGATGGTCGCCCGCACCTTCGTCCTGGTCGACTACGACATCCGCCAGACCGCGCTCGCTGAAGCGTGTGCGATCACGCCCGGTATCGAATCGCCAACTGTCTCGCCACTGCAGGACTCGGATTGGTCAGCTGTTCGGGCAATGGTGCCAGCCACTGATATTCACCGCGTCATGGACGATCTCTATGAGCTTGGCGCGCGGGGAATTCTCGTGACCGATATCCACGCCTGCCGCCTGTGA